Proteins encoded together in one Maricaulis maris window:
- a CDS encoding valine--tRNA ligase, whose translation MDKTFNPNDAETRIYQAWEDSGAFKPKNDDKAEAFSIVIPPPNVTGRLHIGHALNNTLQDVLVRYKRMLGCSVLWQPGTDHAGIATQMVVERQLAQEGNISRRDMGREAFIKRVWEWKEESGGAIMQQLRRLGATCDWSRERFTLDEGLSKAVLKVFVELHQQGLIYRDKRLVNWDPHFQTAISDLEVENRETQGHFWHFAYPLADGSGELVVATTRPETVLGDSAVAVHPDDERYQHLIGKTIMLPIANVEIPIVADEHADPEQGTGCVKITPAHDFNDFEVGKRHDLPKVNILDREARLLNEDDGTGGLDRIPAEWRGLDRFEARKKLVAKMDELGLLRAVEDKVIQQPYGDRSGVVIEPWLTDQWYVNAGELAKEAIAAVEDGRTTFHPKTWEKTYFEWMRNIQPWCISRQLWWGHRVPAWYDEDGNVFVAESEAEAAEQARAKDGKDVPLSQDEDVLDTWFSSALWPFSTLGWPDDTPELVEKFYPTSVLITAFDIIFFWVARMMMQGLHFMKDADGKPQVPFKDVYIHALVRDEKGQKMSKSKGNVIDPLELIDEYGADAVRFTLAAQAGQGRDIRMSKERVEGYRNFGTKLWNAARFAEMNECVVPAGFDPKTVTQTVNKWILSEAAQAVEAINAGLEGYRFNDAAAAAYRFVWNVFCDWHLEFAKPLFNGEDEAAKAETRATTAFVLDQALKMLHPFMPFVTEELWSQTGTRDSHLIVADWPQLDGLQNVDATAEMDWLINLITDIRRLRAEMNIPAGAQLPLVAVGADAVTTERFARHEALIKRMARLSEVSTAEAVPPASAQTVLGTTTLALPLEGVIDFAAEKDRLSKEVAKLDGEISRLEKKLGNEKFVANAPVEVVAEQREKLEDYAGQKAKMAEALARLEGM comes from the coding sequence ATGGACAAGACCTTCAATCCGAATGACGCGGAAACCCGGATCTATCAGGCCTGGGAAGACAGCGGCGCCTTCAAGCCGAAAAATGACGACAAGGCCGAGGCCTTCTCGATCGTCATTCCGCCGCCCAACGTCACCGGTCGTCTGCATATCGGCCACGCGCTGAACAATACGCTGCAGGACGTTCTGGTCCGCTACAAGCGCATGCTGGGTTGCTCCGTGCTGTGGCAGCCGGGCACCGACCATGCCGGCATCGCCACCCAGATGGTGGTCGAGCGCCAGCTCGCGCAGGAAGGCAATATCTCCCGCCGCGACATGGGCCGTGAGGCCTTCATCAAACGCGTCTGGGAATGGAAGGAAGAAAGTGGCGGCGCCATCATGCAGCAGCTGCGCCGTCTCGGCGCGACCTGCGACTGGTCGCGTGAGCGCTTCACCCTGGATGAGGGCCTGTCGAAGGCCGTCCTCAAGGTGTTCGTCGAACTGCACCAGCAGGGCCTGATCTACCGCGATAAACGCCTGGTGAACTGGGATCCGCACTTCCAGACCGCGATCTCCGACCTCGAGGTCGAGAACCGCGAGACCCAGGGCCATTTCTGGCATTTCGCCTATCCGCTGGCCGATGGCTCCGGTGAGCTGGTGGTCGCCACGACGCGCCCGGAAACCGTGCTCGGTGACAGCGCTGTCGCCGTCCACCCGGACGATGAGCGCTACCAGCACCTGATCGGCAAGACGATCATGTTGCCGATCGCCAATGTCGAAATCCCGATCGTCGCCGACGAGCATGCCGACCCGGAGCAGGGCACGGGCTGTGTGAAGATCACCCCGGCGCACGACTTCAACGATTTCGAGGTCGGCAAGCGTCACGACCTGCCCAAGGTCAATATTCTCGACCGTGAAGCGCGTCTCCTGAACGAGGATGACGGCACCGGTGGTCTCGATCGGATTCCGGCTGAATGGCGTGGTCTCGATCGGTTCGAAGCCCGCAAGAAGCTGGTCGCGAAAATGGACGAGCTGGGCCTTCTGCGCGCCGTCGAGGACAAGGTCATCCAGCAGCCCTATGGCGACCGCTCCGGCGTCGTCATCGAGCCCTGGCTGACCGATCAGTGGTATGTGAATGCGGGCGAGCTGGCCAAGGAGGCCATCGCTGCCGTCGAGGATGGTCGCACCACCTTCCACCCCAAGACCTGGGAAAAGACCTATTTTGAATGGATGCGCAACATCCAGCCCTGGTGCATCTCGCGCCAGCTCTGGTGGGGGCATCGGGTTCCGGCCTGGTATGACGAGGACGGCAATGTCTTCGTCGCCGAGAGCGAAGCCGAGGCTGCCGAACAGGCGCGGGCGAAGGATGGCAAGGACGTTCCGCTGAGCCAGGACGAAGACGTCCTCGACACCTGGTTTTCCTCCGCGCTCTGGCCCTTCTCGACGCTGGGCTGGCCGGATGACACGCCGGAGCTGGTCGAGAAATTCTATCCGACCTCGGTTCTGATCACCGCCTTCGACATCATCTTCTTCTGGGTCGCCCGCATGATGATGCAGGGCCTTCACTTCATGAAGGATGCCGACGGAAAGCCGCAAGTGCCCTTCAAGGACGTCTATATCCACGCCCTCGTCCGTGACGAGAAGGGTCAGAAAATGTCCAAGTCCAAGGGCAATGTGATCGACCCGCTGGAGCTGATTGACGAATATGGTGCGGACGCCGTGCGCTTCACCCTGGCCGCCCAGGCCGGGCAGGGCCGCGATATCCGCATGTCCAAGGAACGCGTCGAGGGCTATCGCAATTTCGGCACCAAGCTGTGGAATGCCGCCCGTTTTGCCGAGATGAATGAATGCGTCGTGCCGGCCGGGTTCGACCCCAAGACCGTCACCCAGACCGTCAACAAGTGGATCCTGTCGGAAGCCGCCCAGGCGGTCGAGGCGATCAATGCCGGGCTTGAGGGCTATCGCTTCAACGACGCCGCGGCCGCCGCCTATCGCTTCGTGTGGAATGTGTTCTGCGACTGGCACCTGGAATTCGCCAAGCCGCTCTTCAATGGCGAGGATGAGGCGGCCAAGGCCGAGACCCGGGCGACGACCGCCTTCGTTCTCGATCAGGCGCTCAAGATGCTGCACCCCTTCATGCCCTTCGTCACCGAGGAGCTGTGGAGCCAGACCGGCACCCGCGACAGCCATCTGATTGTCGCCGACTGGCCGCAGCTCGACGGCCTGCAAAACGTCGACGCCACCGCCGAGATGGACTGGCTGATCAATCTGATCACCGATATCCGCCGCCTGCGCGCCGAGATGAACATCCCCGCCGGGGCCCAGCTGCCGCTGGTGGCCGTCGGGGCCGATGCCGTCACCACCGAGCGCTTTGCCCGTCACGAAGCCCTGATCAAGCGCATGGCGCGCCTGTCGGAGGTCTCGACCGCCGAGGCCGTCCCTCCCGCCTCGGCCCAGACAGTTCTCGGCACGACCACGCTCGCCCTGCCGCTGGAAGGCGTCATCGATTTTGCCGCCGAAAAGGACCGTCTCTCCAAGGAAGTCGCCAAGCTCGACGGCGAGATCAGCCGGCTCGAGAAAAAGCTCGGAAACGAAAAATTCGTCGCCAATGCTCCCGTCGAGGTGGTTGCCGAACAGCGCGAAAAGCTTGAAGACTATGCCGGTCAGAAAGCCAAGATGGCCGAAGCCCTGGCCCGGCTCGAGGGGATGTAA
- a CDS encoding hybrid sensor histidine kinase/response regulator — protein MADTSPPTPQVDANIERKPFWSKPAGRVAFWVCGCIAVAAAAVALIGAGQDGGHGLVYLFGLAVIAVLILFAIAAGEAAGQTMRRQVVRNQAPSTTDIGFAAMDGFPDPVLISDQRGAARWANAAYRELARKAGGFGQSFGLPTVDRLWAGSGGGDGTVYRLARAAAQGDSARELLPPLDLGEHGVQRFHLEAAPQEGGLILWRLMPSGDRDGGAAGALADWSQHSPVALFSLRANGDIPMGNATLRDWLGLAEGASFPALKDMLTGDGARRVLQTRGGEGIARIDARMKARDGIESPVAIAVEWAPGDPGAGRAVMYGLSITGAPPGVAQAMAASDTAEARPTGRTLDDMFGNAPFGVVRLDGADPETAMIEDVNPALVQLSGGKALPGIKFCDLFNWEDGRSPTDAFAAAMAGSSDPAEARLDRDDKGVYVHLAFAPARGGKRVAYVIDVTAWKELERQFSQANKMQAVGQLAGGVAHDFNNLLTAVRLNCDELLNRHPVGDPDYSELQAINQTVARAAGLVRKLLAFSRKQTFRMETLDIGDLLSDVSVLLRQIVEETVRLDIVHGRDLPMIKADKGQLETAIINLAANARDAMRENGGGSLVVKTARVDADTVRSAGAPNPREGDWLSIAVTDQGHGMDKATMEKIFEPFFTTKEAGKGTGLGLATVYGIVKQSGGFLFADSEVGKGTTFTIYLPGHAPTEEEAVEMEQAEVAKTVEKAPADLSGRGRILLVEDEDAVRQIAAKTLTKRGYDVVEACDGEEAYEILEDDEEGFDLLISDVVMPGLDGPGLLMKARDMLKDTRVVFISGYAAEQFSETLSREQDVSFLPKPFTLTQLAEKVKEELGERRE, from the coding sequence ATGGCCGATACCTCCCCGCCGACCCCGCAAGTCGATGCCAATATCGAACGCAAGCCGTTCTGGTCGAAACCGGCCGGGCGTGTTGCCTTCTGGGTCTGCGGCTGCATTGCCGTGGCGGCGGCTGCCGTGGCCCTGATCGGCGCCGGCCAGGATGGCGGCCATGGTCTCGTCTATCTGTTCGGACTGGCGGTCATTGCGGTACTGATCCTGTTTGCAATCGCTGCCGGCGAGGCGGCGGGGCAGACCATGCGGCGCCAGGTCGTGCGCAATCAGGCTCCGAGCACCACCGATATCGGTTTTGCTGCCATGGACGGGTTTCCGGACCCGGTGCTGATCTCCGATCAGCGCGGCGCAGCGCGCTGGGCCAATGCGGCCTATCGCGAGCTGGCGCGCAAGGCAGGTGGCTTCGGTCAGAGCTTTGGCCTGCCGACCGTGGACCGGCTGTGGGCCGGATCCGGTGGCGGCGACGGAACGGTGTATCGGCTGGCGCGCGCGGCGGCCCAGGGCGACAGCGCCCGCGAACTCCTGCCGCCGCTCGATCTGGGCGAGCACGGCGTACAGCGCTTTCACCTCGAAGCGGCACCGCAGGAGGGCGGCCTGATCCTGTGGCGGCTAATGCCCTCCGGGGATCGCGATGGCGGGGCGGCCGGCGCTCTGGCCGACTGGTCCCAGCATTCACCGGTTGCGCTCTTCTCGCTGCGCGCCAATGGCGACATCCCGATGGGCAATGCCACGCTGCGCGACTGGCTGGGTCTCGCCGAGGGCGCATCCTTCCCGGCGCTCAAGGACATGCTGACCGGCGATGGTGCCCGGCGGGTGCTGCAGACCCGGGGCGGTGAGGGCATCGCCCGCATCGATGCCCGCATGAAGGCGCGGGACGGGATTGAAAGCCCGGTCGCGATTGCGGTCGAGTGGGCGCCGGGTGATCCCGGTGCCGGTCGGGCCGTGATGTACGGCCTGTCGATCACCGGCGCGCCTCCCGGCGTCGCCCAGGCGATGGCCGCCAGTGATACCGCCGAAGCCCGACCGACCGGCCGGACCCTGGACGACATGTTCGGCAATGCGCCGTTCGGTGTGGTGCGGCTTGATGGTGCGGATCCGGAGACCGCCATGATCGAGGACGTCAACCCGGCCCTGGTCCAGCTCTCGGGTGGCAAGGCGCTGCCGGGCATCAAGTTCTGCGACCTGTTCAACTGGGAAGACGGTCGTTCGCCGACCGACGCCTTCGCCGCGGCGATGGCCGGCAGCAGCGATCCGGCCGAAGCCCGCCTCGATCGCGATGACAAGGGCGTCTATGTCCACCTCGCCTTTGCCCCTGCCCGCGGCGGCAAGCGCGTCGCCTATGTCATCGACGTGACCGCCTGGAAGGAGCTGGAGCGCCAGTTTTCCCAGGCCAACAAGATGCAGGCGGTCGGTCAGCTCGCCGGTGGTGTTGCCCACGATTTCAACAACCTTCTGACCGCGGTCCGGCTCAATTGCGACGAACTCCTGAACCGTCACCCGGTGGGCGATCCGGACTATTCCGAGCTGCAGGCGATCAACCAGACCGTGGCTCGCGCCGCCGGCCTGGTCCGCAAGCTGCTCGCCTTCTCGCGCAAGCAGACCTTCCGCATGGAAACGCTGGATATCGGCGATCTCCTGTCCGACGTCTCGGTGCTGCTGCGCCAGATCGTCGAGGAGACGGTGCGGCTCGACATCGTGCATGGCCGCGACCTGCCGATGATCAAGGCCGACAAGGGCCAGCTCGAAACCGCCATCATCAATCTCGCCGCTAATGCCCGCGATGCGATGCGCGAAAACGGTGGCGGCTCGCTGGTGGTGAAGACCGCCCGCGTCGATGCTGACACCGTGCGCAGTGCCGGCGCTCCCAATCCGCGCGAGGGCGACTGGCTCTCCATCGCCGTGACCGATCAGGGGCATGGCATGGACAAGGCGACCATGGAGAAGATCTTCGAGCCCTTCTTTACGACCAAGGAGGCGGGCAAGGGCACCGGTCTCGGTCTCGCCACGGTCTACGGCATCGTCAAACAGTCCGGCGGCTTCCTGTTCGCCGACAGTGAGGTCGGCAAGGGCACGACCTTCACCATCTACCTGCCGGGCCATGCGCCGACCGAGGAAGAGGCGGTGGAGATGGAGCAGGCCGAGGTCGCCAAGACCGTCGAGAAGGCGCCCGCCGACCTGTCCGGTCGCGGCCGCATCCTGCTCGTCGAGGACGAGGACGCGGTTCGCCAGATCGCCGCCAAGACGCTGACCAAGCGCGGCTATGACGTGGTCGAGGCCTGTGATGGCGAAGAGGCCTACGAGATCCTCGAGGATGACGAGGAGGGGTTCGACCTGCTGATCTCCGACGTGGTGATGCCGGGGCTGGATGGTCCGGGCCTGCTGATGAAGGCGCGCGACATGCTCAAGGATACCCGGGTCGTCTTCATCTCCGGCTATGCGGCCGAGCAGTTCTCCGAAACGCTGTCGAGGGAGCAGGACGTCTCCTTCCTGCCCAAACCCTTCACGCTCACCCAGTTGGCCGAGAAGGTGAAGGAAGAGCTCGGCGAACGGCGCGAATAG
- the flhB gene encoding flagellar biosynthesis protein FlhB: MAEGEDDSQKTEEPTQRRLDDAREKGDVAKSQEIPGWFILASGLALLSFIFPMMARALAGSMEIFFEQPHRFAIEPGAMMTLMQTLSWQVVAAVGLPIAMFAVAGFAGHYVQQGMLFTTEKIQPKFDKINPIEGFKRNFGPQGLANFLKGVGKMALVAVAAFLVIYPKREILAGMPALDITALLPLVRQGAIELLLAALIVYAVIAALDYVFQRQSFMKRNRMSRREIKDEMKQSEGDPLVRAKLRQLRHERAQRRMMTKVPDATVIVTNPTHYAIALYYVQGETPAPICVAKGVDEVALRIREVGAEHSVPIVEDPPLARALHATADLDAEIPTEHFQAVAKVVGYVLSLTQGRRARYRPSE, from the coding sequence ATGGCCGAAGGCGAAGACGACAGCCAGAAAACCGAGGAACCCACCCAGCGGCGGCTGGATGACGCACGCGAGAAAGGCGATGTCGCCAAGTCGCAGGAAATCCCGGGCTGGTTCATCCTCGCCTCCGGTCTGGCCCTGCTGAGCTTCATCTTTCCCATGATGGCGCGCGCGCTGGCCGGGTCGATGGAGATTTTCTTCGAACAGCCGCACCGCTTCGCGATTGAGCCAGGCGCGATGATGACGCTGATGCAGACCCTGTCCTGGCAGGTCGTGGCCGCCGTCGGCCTGCCGATCGCGATGTTCGCGGTCGCTGGTTTCGCCGGTCACTACGTGCAGCAGGGCATGTTGTTCACGACGGAAAAGATCCAGCCCAAATTCGACAAGATCAATCCGATCGAGGGTTTCAAACGCAATTTCGGACCCCAGGGCCTGGCCAACTTCCTCAAGGGCGTCGGCAAGATGGCACTGGTCGCCGTGGCGGCCTTTCTCGTTATCTACCCCAAGCGCGAGATCCTGGCCGGCATGCCGGCGCTCGACATCACCGCTTTGCTGCCGCTGGTCCGGCAAGGCGCGATCGAGCTGCTGCTCGCGGCCCTGATCGTCTACGCGGTGATCGCGGCCCTCGACTATGTCTTCCAGCGCCAGAGCTTCATGAAGCGCAACCGGATGTCGCGGCGCGAGATCAAGGACGAGATGAAGCAGTCCGAGGGTGACCCGCTGGTCCGGGCCAAGCTGCGCCAGCTGCGCCATGAGCGGGCCCAGCGCCGGATGATGACCAAGGTCCCCGACGCCACCGTGATCGTCACCAACCCGACCCACTATGCCATCGCGCTGTATTATGTTCAGGGCGAGACGCCGGCCCCGATCTGTGTCGCCAAGGGTGTCGACGAGGTCGCCTTGCGCATCCGCGAGGTCGGCGCCGAGCATAGTGTCCCCATCGTCGAGGATCCGCCCCTGGCGCGGGCGCTGCACGCGACCGCCGACCTCGACGCGGAAATCCCGACCGAGCATTTCCAGGCCGTGGCCAAAGTGGTCGGCTACGTCCTCTCCCTCACTCAGGGACGGCGCGCACGATACCGTCCGAGCGAGTAG
- the fliR gene encoding flagellar biosynthetic protein FliR: MIPELPALVYAAGLVFARLGAILMLLPGFGEPSIPVRIRLVFALLLCLIMAPIIAPSLPAMPPQPLAMAGIVIGEVITGLMIGAVARMLVSTAAVAGQVIGMQTGLAMAQSFDPSQGSQGALIATYLNLTFLLLLLATNTHHMLLQMALNSYVVFEPGAMPSMADAADWALTAFADAFRLGIQLASPLIMYGLLFYFALGILSRLMPQAQIFFIAMPSNILVGLFILAIAVGAMSAVWLERMQRFALDMN, encoded by the coding sequence ATGATCCCGGAACTGCCAGCCCTGGTCTATGCGGCGGGCCTGGTCTTTGCCCGGCTGGGCGCCATCCTGATGCTGCTGCCCGGTTTTGGTGAGCCATCGATTCCGGTCCGGATCCGCCTGGTCTTCGCCCTGCTGCTATGCCTGATCATGGCGCCGATCATTGCGCCCTCGCTGCCGGCCATGCCGCCGCAGCCACTGGCGATGGCGGGGATTGTCATCGGTGAGGTCATCACCGGCCTGATGATCGGCGCGGTCGCGCGCATGCTGGTTTCGACCGCGGCGGTCGCCGGCCAGGTGATCGGCATGCAGACCGGTCTCGCCATGGCCCAGTCCTTCGACCCGTCGCAAGGCTCGCAAGGGGCGCTGATTGCCACCTACTTGAACCTGACCTTCCTGCTCTTGCTGCTGGCCACCAATACCCATCACATGTTGCTGCAGATGGCACTCAACTCCTACGTGGTGTTCGAGCCCGGGGCGATGCCCTCGATGGCCGATGCCGCCGACTGGGCGCTGACCGCGTTCGCCGATGCCTTCCGTCTCGGCATCCAGCTGGCCTCGCCGCTGATCATGTACGGCCTCTTGTTCTATTTCGCGCTGGGGATACTCTCGCGACTCATGCCGCAGGCGCAAATCTTCTTCATCGCGATGCCGTCGAACATCCTCGTCGGACTGTTCATCCTCGCGATCGCCGTTGGCGCGATGAGCGCCGTCTGGCTGGAGCGCATGCAGCGCTTCGCGCTGGACATGAACTGA
- the fliQ gene encoding flagellar biosynthesis protein FliQ encodes MTGPEVLDFAREAIWLMLAMAAPVMLVGLAVGVTIALFQALTQVQEMTLVFVPKIIAIFIALLLFLPLMGGLMAGFMTMIFDRIANP; translated from the coding sequence GTGACCGGACCTGAAGTCCTTGATTTTGCGAGAGAAGCCATTTGGCTCATGCTGGCTATGGCGGCACCCGTCATGCTGGTCGGCCTCGCTGTGGGTGTCACGATCGCCTTGTTCCAGGCCCTGACCCAGGTTCAGGAAATGACCTTGGTCTTCGTCCCGAAGATCATCGCGATCTTCATCGCCCTGCTGCTCTTCCTGCCCCTGATGGGCGGGCTGATGGCCGGCTTCATGACGATGATCTTCGACCGGATCGCCAATCCATGA
- a CDS encoding DUF885 domain-containing protein, with product MRLHFLLAGASALALAAACTPADETETAAIATQAAVAENMAGDTSPAEQTETERLYAWFQEQFEAELAYNPIGKTYLGMIDDLEAYGQWDDPSEQAYRDSLQRSAERQRYMRENFDYGALTPEAQITWRFSEFIHENNSQQSEFWDHNYIFSSFFGPHTGLATTLIGYHRIDNVDHAEAYVSRLLGLGDVLDVNTQQADDRARQGVLAPAFAYPIIIEAAQRFVTGAPFDDSGGDSPLWADFKGKLGEIELDDATRQDLLDRAEAALLTGVGPAYDRLITTMQAHAAMAGDANNGAWSLPEGEAFYRSQLMNYTTRTDLTADQIHQTGLDEVARIHGEMRAIMEQVGFEGSLQDFFEHLRTSDEFYYEDSEAGRARYLEESAAMIRQIEQAAPDFFGQLPQAQLEVRAVEDYRITTATGAFYEPGSLDGTRPGAYYVNLANMRDNPTYLMESLAYHEGSPGHHFQSSLAQELENAPMFQRLQWYSAYGEGWALYAENLGKDMGFFTDPYQDFGRLSYEVFRAARLVVDTGIHHLQWSEQEAVDYMLAATPMPEGDIANEVRRYMVWPGQAVSYKVGMMTILDLRQRAMDQLGDDFSYGEFHDIVLTNGSIPLTLLEELVDAWIARKLAE from the coding sequence ATGCGCCTACATTTCCTACTCGCCGGAGCCAGCGCCCTGGCCCTGGCCGCAGCCTGCACACCGGCCGACGAAACCGAAACGGCCGCCATTGCCACACAGGCAGCGGTTGCCGAAAACATGGCGGGCGACACTTCCCCGGCCGAGCAGACCGAAACCGAACGCCTCTATGCCTGGTTCCAGGAGCAGTTCGAGGCCGAACTTGCCTATAACCCGATCGGCAAGACCTATCTGGGCATGATTGATGACCTGGAAGCCTATGGCCAGTGGGATGACCCCAGCGAGCAGGCCTATCGCGACAGCCTGCAGCGCTCCGCCGAACGCCAGCGCTACATGCGGGAGAATTTCGACTATGGCGCGCTGACCCCGGAAGCCCAGATCACCTGGCGCTTCTCCGAATTCATCCACGAGAACAATTCCCAGCAGTCCGAGTTCTGGGACCACAACTACATCTTTTCGTCCTTCTTCGGCCCCCACACCGGCCTGGCCACGACGCTGATTGGCTACCACCGGATCGACAATGTCGACCACGCCGAGGCCTATGTCAGCCGTCTGCTGGGTCTGGGCGACGTGCTCGACGTCAACACGCAGCAAGCCGATGACCGGGCGCGGCAAGGCGTGCTCGCGCCGGCCTTCGCCTATCCGATCATCATTGAGGCCGCACAGCGTTTCGTGACCGGTGCCCCGTTCGATGACAGCGGTGGGGACTCGCCGCTGTGGGCCGATTTCAAGGGCAAGCTGGGCGAAATCGAGCTGGATGATGCGACCCGTCAGGATCTGCTCGATCGCGCCGAGGCGGCTCTGCTGACTGGCGTCGGTCCGGCCTATGACCGGCTGATCACAACCATGCAGGCCCATGCCGCTATGGCCGGTGACGCCAATAACGGCGCCTGGTCCCTGCCGGAGGGCGAGGCCTTCTATCGCAGCCAGCTGATGAACTACACCACCCGCACCGACCTGACCGCGGACCAGATCCACCAGACCGGCCTTGATGAAGTTGCGCGGATCCATGGCGAGATGCGGGCGATCATGGAGCAGGTCGGCTTCGAGGGCTCACTGCAGGACTTCTTCGAGCACCTGCGCACCAGTGACGAGTTCTACTACGAGGACTCCGAGGCCGGACGGGCGCGTTATCTCGAGGAATCGGCCGCCATGATCCGGCAAATCGAGCAGGCCGCTCCGGACTTCTTCGGCCAGCTGCCGCAAGCCCAGCTCGAGGTTCGCGCCGTCGAGGACTACCGTATCACAACCGCGACCGGCGCCTTCTATGAGCCGGGATCGCTCGATGGAACCCGGCCCGGCGCCTACTATGTCAACCTCGCCAATATGCGCGACAACCCGACCTATTTGATGGAGTCGCTCGCCTATCACGAGGGATCGCCGGGTCACCACTTCCAGTCATCGCTGGCGCAGGAGCTCGAGAACGCGCCGATGTTCCAGCGCCTGCAATGGTATTCCGCCTATGGCGAAGGCTGGGCGCTCTATGCCGAGAACCTGGGCAAGGACATGGGCTTCTTCACCGACCCCTACCAGGATTTCGGCCGCCTCTCCTATGAGGTCTTCCGGGCGGCCCGCCTCGTCGTCGACACCGGCATCCACCATCTGCAATGGAGCGAGCAGGAAGCAGTCGATTACATGCTGGCCGCAACCCCGATGCCGGAAGGCGATATCGCCAATGAGGTGCGTCGCTACATGGTATGGCCGGGTCAGGCGGTCTCCTACAAGGTCGGAATGATGACCATTCTCGACCTGCGCCAGCGCGCCATGGACCAGCTGGGCGATGATTTCAGCTATGGCGAGTTCCACGACATTGTCCTGACCAATGGCTCCATCCCGCTGACCCTGCTGGAAGAGCTGGTCGATGCGTGGATCGCACGCAAGCTGGCCGAGTAG